Below is a genomic region from Spirochaetota bacterium.
ACGGTAATGCCGAGGTCCATGGCCACGGCCAGGAGCTTCTGCTCGTCCTTGATGCCGTAGCCGGGGATCTCTCCCTTCGCGGCGGCCAGGAAGATTTCAGCCACGCCGCGGCCATGGTCCGAATGGGCCGCGGAACCCGCGGCGATCATGCGGAGAAAGTTACGCGCCGATATGGTCTCGGCCGTGGCGCCGCAGAGGCCGACCTTGCGCACGGCCCCGGCGGTCTTCGGCTCCGGCACCCGGCAGGGGCCCATCCCGCAGTGCTTGCAACAGTCCCCGGCAGACCCGATGGGGCAGGGCTTGAGCTCGGCAGCCTTCTCGAACACCGTGCTGACCGAGTCTTGTTTCGCTTTTTCGTATATCTCCTGCGATGCCTTGTCGGCAAAGAGTTTCTTTTCTTCTGACATGTGGCGCTCCTTGTAGTATCTTCTATCCCATCAAACTCTGAATCATCTTCTTCATCTGCTTCACCGATTCCGGGTGGCGCAGGATGAGGATGTCCGCGCCTGCCAGGAGAAGGCTCGTGGCGGTGACGCATTCCATCAGGATGCCACGCTCTTTCGCGTTTCCCAGCTTCGGGTCATCCGCCTCGGCCGTCTTCGCCTCTTTCGTTTTCCATACCTCGATGCCGACGTTGCAGACGAGGGGGTACTGCAGCTTTTCGTCCTCCTGGGTGAGGGCGGCCATGCGGTCCCTCTCCATGACCGAGTATGTGTACTCCAGGCCGTAGCCCAGGGCGCCGGTGGTGGGGTCCACAAGGATCTTGTCCGCCGGAACGCCCAGGTTGCCGAGGAGGATGTTCAGTTGCTTGGCCAGGTTCACGTCGATGGGGGAGGAGGCCACGGCCACATGCTTGTAGGCCAGGGCGCCGGCGCCGATCTGCTTGTAGTCTCCCTCCTCGACGGGTCCCATGGAGAGGTTCTTTCCGTCGCATTCCTCGGCCAGGATGCGCAGCACTTCAGTGTCCTTTTCATGGTTGCTCACTCCCCAGAGGATGACCGGCACCTCCACGGCGGCGATGACTTTCTTGGCGATATCCGCCGCTTCGCGGGCCGCCCGGTTCATGCCGTTTGGATCGATGCTGGTCAGTTGGAGCGCGATCATGTCAGCGCCGTATTCAGCCACGTTCTTCTTGGCCCAGGCCGCCGGATCGTCCAGGACATCGGCAAAGGGCTCTACCGCGGCTTCTGGCCATTCTTCGGGCCTGTGGTCAAAGACATCCATGGCGATCCTTGGCGGATGGGGCATGGTCCCCTCGAAGAGGTGGAAGGGATAGGACGTCGCCCCGCCCACGGTGACCGACTTCACGCCGGTGCCGAGGGTTATCTCCCTGATCTTTCCCGAGTAGTTTATTTTGGGTATATCGAATGCCATGATGTTCCTCCTGTTTTGCCCCTGGTTTAAACCAGGGGTTATCTCTTCTTCTCGCTGCCGTACCATTCGCCGGAGTACCAGTAGCGCTCGCCGTTTTTCAGGTACCGCAGCATCTCGTTCCTGTCCATGAGATGACCGCGCCATCCCCGGTCCTCGCCGACGCCCCTGCTCTCGGGATTTCCCGGCGCGTAGGTCTCGCCAAGGACCTTGACTTTAGTTCCGGCGTGATCTTCTTTTTCGATTGTTTTGTATTCCATAATGAGCCTCTAATTCTTTTACTCCCCCCTGTCCCCACAAGGGGCATCAGGGATGAACCTGAATCGTGTGCCCCCTCAGGGGGCTAGGGGGGTCTTTACTCCAACGGCATCCCCGCCGCCAGCTTCGCTGCCCGTACCGTGTTGAGCATCAGCATGGTTATGGTCATGGGGCCGACGCCGCCCGGCACCGGCGTGATGATGCTGGCCTTCTCCTTCACGGCGTCGAAATCGACGTCGCCCCGGAGGATCGCCTTGCCTTCCGGTGTGTAGCCGATGCGGTTCACGCCCACGTCGATGACCACCGCGCCTGGTTTCACCATGTCAGCGGTCACGGCGTTCTGCACGCCTGCGGCGACGATGAGAATGTCTGCGCGAAGGGTATGGGACTTCAGGTCCTTCGTCCTGGTGTGGCACACGGTCACGGTGGCGTTGGCGTTCTTCTGCTTCTGCACGAGCATCATGGCGATCGGCTTGCCTACGAGATTGCTTCTCCCAACCACGACCACATCCGCTCCCTCGATGGGCACGCCGGAACGGACCAGCATCTGCTGCACGCCATAGGGCGTGCAGGGATAGAACCGCGCGTCGCCGATCATGATCCGCCCCACGTTTGCCGGGTGGAAACCGTCCACGTCTTTGTCCGGATTGATGGCGTACAGTATGTTGTTTTCGTTGATGTGCTTCGGCAGGGGGAGCTGCACCAGGATGCCGTGGATATCCTTGTCTTTATTATACTTATCCACGAGCTTCAGTAGCTTTTCTTCTGTTATATCAGCCGGCTGGGTGTCCTGGATGGAATGAAATCCCAGCTCGTGGGCGGCCTTCTGCTTGCCCGTCACGTAGCTCATGGACGCCGGGTCTTCGCCTACCAGGATGGTCACCAGGCCAGGGGTGATGTTGTTTGTTGATTTAAGGAGAGCCACCTCTTTTTTGAGCTCTTCCCGTATCTGCGCGGCGATTTCCTTGCCGCTGATGATCCTTGCAGTCATGCGCTCCTCCCGATATATGGGCAGGTATAGTAAAATTGATTCTGTATCAAATAAAATTTATTAATTTATTAAAAAAATATCATTGAATGCGAGGTCCCCGTAGGCGGGGTCACGTGACCCCGCCTACGGGGACCTCAATAATTCCTTAACCTTTCGTCCAGGGAGCCTGTGTGCAGTTCAAAGAGATGATTGTCATAATCATAGAAATAAATTGATCTGCCTTCTCCCTCAATCCGGTTTCTGTCATGTATTGTTTCAAGGCCCAATGCGGCTATCATATCAGTATACCTATCAAAATCATCATCAGAAATGGAAAAAGCTATGTGATTATAGGATTTTTCCTGCAATGAATCACCTTCCATGATGGCGAACCAGGCGTCATTGATCAAAAAGAATTTCTCCTTTGATCTCGAATGATAGTTATCGCCGCTTGAATAGACCTCCCTGGCGTTGAATATCTTCCTGAAAAGATCCGCTGACCGGTCAAGATCTTTTACTATTAGTGTAATATGGCTGATACCGTGTATCATGATAATTCATCCGTGAAGGCTCGGTTGCGCAACCGCGCCTTCACGGGAGTATCCTCCCCAGCATCTCTTCAAATCGTCCCACGGTCTTCGAGCTGTCCGGCAGGTCGAGGAGGGGCACTCCCTTGATCTCCGACTCCTCTATTTCCGTATCCATCGGGGTATATCCCAGCAACGGGATGCCGGTCTCCTCTATGCCGTTGAGAAATTCCTGTTCCAGCGTCTCCGGCGTCCGGTTCACCAGGAGATAGCGTTCACCCACATCGATCTTGAGCTCCTTCACCAGCCCGGCTATGGTCCTTACGGTCTTGAGTCCCTTCAGGGAGTAATTCGAGCAGAAGATCAGCGTATCGATGCGAGCCGCGGTCTTCCGG
It encodes:
- a CDS encoding acetyl-CoA decarbonylase/synthase complex subunit delta, whose product is MAFDIPKINYSGKIREITLGTGVKSVTVGGATSYPFHLFEGTMPHPPRIAMDVFDHRPEEWPEAAVEPFADVLDDPAAWAKKNVAEYGADMIALQLTSIDPNGMNRAAREAADIAKKVIAAVEVPVILWGVSNHEKDTEVLRILAEECDGKNLSMGPVEEGDYKQIGAGALAYKHVAVASSPIDVNLAKQLNILLGNLGVPADKILVDPTTGALGYGLEYTYSVMERDRMAALTQEDEKLQYPLVCNVGIEVWKTKEAKTAEADDPKLGNAKERGILMECVTATSLLLAGADILILRHPESVKQMKKMIQSLMG
- a CDS encoding bifunctional 5,10-methylene-tetrahydrofolate dehydrogenase/5,10-methylene-tetrahydrofolate cyclohydrolase; protein product: MTARIISGKEIAAQIREELKKEVALLKSTNNITPGLVTILVGEDPASMSYVTGKQKAAHELGFHSIQDTQPADITEEKLLKLVDKYNKDKDIHGILVQLPLPKHINENNILYAINPDKDVDGFHPANVGRIMIGDARFYPCTPYGVQQMLVRSGVPIEGADVVVVGRSNLVGKPIAMMLVQKQKNANATVTVCHTRTKDLKSHTLRADILIVAAGVQNAVTADMVKPGAVVIDVGVNRIGYTPEGKAILRGDVDFDAVKEKASIITPVPGGVGPMTITMLMLNTVRAAKLAAGMPLE
- the fosX gene encoding FosX/FosE/FosI family fosfomycin resistance hydrolase, which translates into the protein MIHGISHITLIVKDLDRSADLFRKIFNAREVYSSGDNYHSRSKEKFFLINDAWFAIMEGDSLQEKSYNHIAFSISDDDFDRYTDMIAALGLETIHDRNRIEGEGRSIYFYDYDNHLFELHTGSLDERLRNY